The Mesorhizobium sp. B1-1-8 genome contains a region encoding:
- a CDS encoding alpha/beta hydrolase family protein, whose translation MSFRFRFFLALLTATALSLSAAAGQSLSLKSFKDDLFAYPPTLSSGDGGAYTVLDYHEMRDINQRDEVPEKRVRAQYTDTGVRKLQQDLMLKTDAGDVRHVAVGKTEGAAIIVLYLHGQGGSRKQGVDDFTFGGNFNRIKNLMASNNGLYITPDFPDFGDRGAAQVAALIDHYAEKSPGAKIFVACGSMGGIICWKLADRKDTGSRIDGLLLLGSLWDESFLASPAFKRRVPVFFGQGSHDVVFAVAKQEAFFRSILAKSKTYPTRFVRFETGTHGTPIRMVDWRGTLNWMLAKAP comes from the coding sequence ATGTCTTTCCGCTTCCGATTTTTCCTTGCACTGCTGACCGCCACAGCGCTTTCGCTTTCGGCCGCTGCTGGTCAGTCTTTGTCCCTTAAATCTTTCAAGGACGACCTATTCGCCTATCCACCGACGCTTTCGTCAGGCGACGGCGGCGCCTATACGGTCCTCGATTACCATGAAATGCGCGACATCAACCAGCGCGACGAGGTGCCGGAGAAGCGGGTGCGTGCGCAGTATACCGATACCGGTGTGCGCAAGCTGCAGCAGGATTTGATGCTGAAAACCGATGCCGGCGATGTCCGGCATGTCGCGGTCGGAAAGACGGAAGGGGCGGCGATCATCGTGCTCTACCTGCACGGGCAGGGCGGCAGCCGCAAGCAGGGCGTCGACGACTTCACCTTCGGCGGCAATTTCAACCGCATCAAGAACCTGATGGCCAGCAATAACGGCCTCTATATCACGCCGGATTTCCCCGATTTCGGCGACAGGGGCGCAGCTCAGGTCGCGGCGCTGATCGACCACTATGCCGAGAAATCGCCAGGCGCAAAAATCTTCGTCGCGTGCGGCTCGATGGGCGGCATAATCTGCTGGAAGCTCGCCGATCGCAAGGACACCGGGAGCCGGATCGATGGCCTGCTGCTGCTCGGCTCGCTATGGGATGAGAGCTTTCTGGCCAGCCCGGCGTTCAAGCGCCGGGTGCCGGTGTTCTTTGGCCAGGGCAGCCACGACGTGGTCTTTGCCGTGGCGAAGCAGGAGGCGTTCTTCCGGTCGATCCTGGCCAAATCGAAGACCTACCCGACCCGCTTCGTGCGCTTCGAAACCGGCACGCACGGCACGCCGATCCGTATGGTTGACTGGCGCGGCACGCTGAACTGGATGCTGGCGAAAGCGCCCTGA
- a CDS encoding DUF1176 domain-containing protein gives MRRVILAATALLSVAVVARTAHAADAPYVDDRSSAEAVIRSLYSAINRHEFARAWGYFGDTKPAKDFNSFVKGYDGTDAVEVKTGAVSDEGAAGSIYFSVPVAIQATDKKGEAKVFAGCYTLRQVNAQIQEPPFQPIFIDKGALKPSTAEFEDAMPASCGDGPPPPKKDEALEQAKKAFLASYGAQCDKQDPDGKPIGEPVAHSIHYKDKDAAADEPERETRLFRFFCSMAAYNETAVYYIANDINGVTQLQFTEPELDIRYENNNNEGKLESIHIIGFKTSGWATNSDYDDNTKTITTSDKWRGVGDASSSGTYLFRNGDFSLVQYDVDASYDGEQNPQTIIDYNTAP, from the coding sequence ATGAGACGCGTCATTCTTGCTGCGACTGCCCTGCTTTCCGTCGCCGTGGTCGCGCGAACGGCGCACGCGGCCGACGCGCCATATGTCGACGACAGGTCCAGCGCCGAGGCGGTCATCCGCTCGCTCTACAGCGCCATCAACCGGCATGAGTTCGCCCGCGCCTGGGGATATTTCGGCGATACAAAGCCGGCAAAGGACTTCAACAGCTTTGTGAAGGGCTATGACGGCACCGACGCCGTCGAGGTCAAGACCGGCGCCGTATCGGACGAGGGCGCGGCTGGCAGCATCTATTTCAGCGTCCCTGTCGCCATCCAGGCGACCGACAAGAAGGGCGAGGCAAAAGTATTCGCCGGCTGCTACACGCTGCGCCAGGTCAACGCCCAGATCCAGGAGCCGCCGTTCCAGCCGATCTTCATCGACAAGGGCGCACTCAAACCTTCGACCGCCGAATTCGAGGATGCGATGCCGGCAAGCTGCGGCGACGGCCCGCCGCCGCCGAAGAAAGACGAAGCGCTGGAACAGGCCAAGAAGGCTTTCCTCGCCAGCTATGGCGCGCAGTGCGACAAGCAGGACCCGGACGGCAAGCCGATCGGCGAGCCGGTAGCCCATTCCATCCATTACAAGGACAAGGATGCGGCCGCCGACGAGCCGGAGCGCGAGACGCGGCTGTTCCGCTTCTTCTGTTCCATGGCCGCCTACAACGAGACCGCGGTCTACTACATCGCTAACGATATCAACGGTGTCACACAGTTGCAGTTCACCGAGCCGGAGCTCGACATCCGCTACGAGAACAACAACAACGAAGGCAAGCTCGAGTCGATTCACATCATTGGTTTCAAGACGAGCGGTTGGGCGACCAACTCGGACTATGACGACAACACCAAGACCATCACCACATCAGACAAATGGCGTGGTGTGGGGGATGCCTCGTCATCGGGAACCTATCTGTTCCGAAACGGCGATTTCTCGCTCGTCCAGTACGACGTCGATGCGTCCTATGACGGGGAGCAAAATCCGCAGACGATCATCGACTACAACACGGCTCCCTGA
- a CDS encoding DUF1993 family protein: MTISMYDISVGVFSARLKALASVLTAAEQNATERKIDPNVFLTARLAPDMFALARQVQIATDHAKGAPSRLAGREVPKYEDNEASFAELQARIAKTLDHLATFSAADLDGSEDRPIELRLAGREVQLPGIQYLLNAAMPNFYFHVTTAYDILRHNGVPLSKQTFLGNR; encoded by the coding sequence GTGACCATTTCCATGTACGACATATCCGTCGGCGTCTTTTCGGCCCGGCTGAAGGCGCTGGCCAGCGTGCTGACCGCCGCCGAACAGAACGCCACCGAACGCAAGATCGATCCGAACGTGTTTTTGACGGCGCGGCTGGCGCCAGACATGTTCGCGCTGGCCAGGCAGGTGCAGATCGCCACCGACCATGCCAAGGGTGCGCCGTCGCGGCTCGCCGGCCGCGAGGTGCCGAAATATGAGGACAATGAGGCCAGCTTCGCCGAGCTGCAGGCGCGAATCGCCAAGACGCTCGATCACCTGGCGACATTCTCGGCGGCCGATCTGGACGGATCGGAAGACCGGCCGATCGAATTGCGGCTCGCAGGACGAGAGGTTCAGCTGCCGGGCATCCAGTATCTGCTGAACGCGGCCATGCCGAACTTCTACTTCCACGTCACCACGGCTTACGACATCCTGCGTCACAACGGCGTGCCGCTCAGCAAGCAGACTTTCCTTGGGAATCGCTGA
- a CDS encoding DUF1127 domain-containing protein — MGFFTEMFARPRPQEHQRYRAALALLNAMSNADRADIGVKPADFPRIAREMSMR; from the coding sequence ATGGGGTTCTTCACCGAAATGTTTGCTCGGCCGCGGCCGCAGGAACACCAGCGTTACCGCGCGGCGCTCGCGCTGCTGAATGCGATGAGCAACGCCGACCGCGCCGACATCGGCGTCAAGCCGGCGGATTTTCCGCGTATCGCCCGCGAAATGTCGATGCGCTGA
- a CDS encoding aldo/keto reductase — MHKRRLGRTDLLVSQICLGSMTWGQQNTEAEGHAQMDLAFSRGVNFIDTAELYPIPPKAETQGRTEKIISSWMKAKGNRDKVIVASKVVGRTANTWFRGDRPSQLVRADVFDAIDKSLTKLGTDYIDLYQIHWPERDIPWGANPTRVGVVARRADAVGAPAGETPIAETLSVFEELVKAGKIRHFGLSNESSWGVMRFLAEAGNGIGPRVVSLQNAYNLINRTFEVNLAEVCEREQVSLLAYSPLAQGYLTGKYDHGARPQGSRSQLFNRGQRYETPNAAEVQLEYNELARSFGMEPALFANAYVSSRPFVTSNIVGATSVAQLDMALSSVDVTWTDEMQKAVDAVHQRVGNPCP, encoded by the coding sequence ATGCATAAACGCCGCCTCGGTCGGACCGATCTCCTTGTATCGCAAATCTGCCTCGGCTCGATGACCTGGGGCCAGCAGAACACGGAAGCGGAGGGTCATGCGCAGATGGACCTGGCCTTTTCGCGTGGCGTCAACTTCATCGACACGGCGGAGCTTTACCCGATCCCGCCCAAGGCCGAGACGCAAGGGCGGACCGAGAAGATCATCAGCAGCTGGATGAAAGCGAAAGGCAACCGCGACAAGGTTATCGTCGCCTCCAAAGTGGTTGGCCGCACCGCCAACACCTGGTTCCGCGGCGACAGGCCATCGCAATTGGTGCGCGCCGATGTCTTCGACGCCATCGACAAATCGCTGACCAAGCTCGGCACCGACTATATCGACCTCTACCAGATTCACTGGCCAGAGCGCGACATTCCCTGGGGTGCCAACCCCACACGCGTCGGCGTGGTGGCTCGTCGCGCCGATGCCGTGGGCGCACCGGCCGGCGAGACGCCGATCGCCGAGACGCTTTCGGTGTTCGAGGAATTGGTGAAAGCGGGAAAGATCCGCCATTTCGGCCTGTCGAACGAAAGCTCCTGGGGTGTCATGCGTTTCCTCGCCGAGGCGGGCAACGGCATCGGGCCGCGCGTCGTCTCGCTGCAGAACGCCTACAATCTGATCAACCGCACTTTTGAGGTGAACCTTGCCGAGGTTTGCGAGCGCGAGCAGGTTTCGCTGCTTGCCTATTCGCCCTTGGCGCAAGGCTATCTCACCGGCAAATACGACCACGGCGCGCGGCCGCAAGGCTCACGCTCGCAATTGTTCAACCGCGGCCAGCGCTACGAGACGCCCAACGCGGCCGAGGTCCAGCTCGAATACAACGAGTTGGCACGTTCCTTCGGTATGGAGCCGGCGCTGTTTGCCAATGCCTATGTGTCGAGCCGGCCTTTCGTGACCTCGAACATCGTTGGGGCCACCAGCGTGGCGCAGCTCGACATGGCGCTGTCTTCAGTCGACGTGACCTGGACCGACGAGATGCAGAAGGCAGTCGATGCCGTCCATCAGCGGGTCGGCAATCCGTGCCCGTGA
- a CDS encoding cysteine desulfurase-like protein, with product MATFPIEAVRGKFPALSLTDEGRRRIYLDNPAGTQVSQTVADAVSFCLITTNANLGGFFETTLAAQKVVDDAHLAMADFLGAASPQEIIIGANMTTLTYHMSRTLGRGFDPGDEIIVTRMDHEGNVSPWLQLAEDLGLVVRFLPFDEQSWQIEEAALEALLSERTRLVALNYASNLTGSINRVKSLTETARQAGALVYVDAVQFAPHGLIDVQALGCDFLVCSAYKFFGPHMGILWGRRDVIDALEPYKCRCSSNGLPERFELGTPQIELMAGLTAAVDYFADLGAAAGEGGSRRQRIARAFDVSTAYENGLALKLISGLSNIEGLTIRGITDPARMGERVPTVSFTVDGIAPETIVRQMNAEGIFLWSGHSYAWEIVHQLGIPAEQGVVRIGVAHYNTAAEIDETLESVHRIIAMLRQQRS from the coding sequence ATGGCGACATTTCCAATCGAGGCCGTGCGTGGAAAATTCCCGGCTCTGTCCCTGACCGATGAAGGGCGTCGGCGCATCTATCTCGACAACCCTGCCGGGACGCAGGTGTCGCAGACAGTGGCCGACGCCGTGTCGTTCTGCCTCATCACCACAAACGCCAATCTCGGCGGTTTCTTCGAAACCACGCTCGCGGCGCAAAAGGTGGTCGATGATGCGCATCTGGCGATGGCCGATTTCCTTGGCGCCGCGAGCCCGCAGGAAATCATCATCGGCGCCAACATGACGACGCTGACGTATCACATGTCGCGCACGCTGGGGCGCGGTTTCGACCCGGGCGACGAGATCATCGTCACCCGCATGGACCACGAAGGCAATGTATCGCCCTGGCTGCAACTGGCCGAGGATCTCGGCCTAGTCGTGCGCTTCCTGCCGTTCGACGAGCAAAGCTGGCAGATAGAGGAGGCGGCCCTGGAGGCGCTACTTTCGGAGAGAACGCGGCTTGTGGCGCTGAACTATGCCTCGAACCTCACAGGCTCGATCAACCGCGTCAAGTCGTTGACCGAAACCGCCAGGCAGGCCGGGGCGCTGGTCTATGTCGATGCGGTGCAGTTCGCGCCACACGGGCTGATCGACGTGCAGGCGCTGGGCTGCGATTTCCTGGTCTGCTCGGCCTACAAATTCTTCGGCCCGCATATGGGCATTTTGTGGGGTCGCCGCGACGTCATCGACGCACTTGAGCCCTATAAATGCCGCTGCTCCTCCAACGGTCTGCCGGAGCGCTTCGAGCTTGGCACGCCGCAGATCGAGCTGATGGCCGGGCTTACGGCGGCCGTCGATTATTTCGCGGATCTGGGGGCTGCCGCAGGCGAGGGCGGCTCGCGCCGGCAACGGATCGCCAGGGCATTCGACGTGTCGACCGCTTATGAGAATGGGCTGGCGCTGAAGCTGATCTCGGGCCTGTCCAATATCGAAGGCCTGACGATCCGCGGCATCACCGATCCGGCGCGGATGGGCGAACGCGTGCCGACGGTTTCTTTCACCGTCGATGGCATCGCGCCGGAAACGATCGTTCGGCAGATGAATGCCGAAGGCATCTTCCTGTGGTCAGGCCATAGCTACGCTTGGGAGATCGTCCATCAGCTCGGCATTCCGGCCGAGCAGGGCGTCGTGCGCATCGGCGTTGCGCACTACAACACTGCCGCCGAGATCGACGAAACGCTGGAGAGCGTGCACCGGATCATCGCCATGCTCAGGCAGCAGCGATCCTGA
- a CDS encoding histone deacetylase family protein, which yields MKAFYAEEQKSHDPRAFLSSGAPQPNPEKPERVERLLAGAKSAGLAIERPLNRGLGPIAAVHTPEYLDFLEHIFARWQRIEGASAEVIPNIHPIARNGFYPASAVGQAGYHMADTACPISAETWDSALWSAWSAIEAAEAVMAGASSAYALCRPPGHHAFADVAGGFCFINNSAVAAQLLRKNAARVAILDVDLHHGNGTQGIFYARPDVLTVSLHADPVRFYPFFWGYADERGEAAGLGYNLNLPLPRKSSDAAFLEALAAASQRIRAFAPEALVVALGLDAYEGDPFGGLSVTTPGFSRIGEAIAGLSLPTVIVQEGGYLCDGLGDNLTAFLTGFGGKQR from the coding sequence ATGAAAGCCTTCTACGCCGAGGAACAAAAAAGCCACGATCCCAGAGCCTTTCTCTCCAGCGGCGCCCCGCAGCCAAACCCGGAAAAGCCGGAACGCGTCGAGCGATTATTAGCCGGCGCAAAATCTGCCGGTTTGGCGATAGAACGGCCCCTCAATCGCGGGCTCGGCCCGATCGCGGCGGTGCACACGCCTGAATATCTCGACTTCCTCGAACACATCTTCGCGCGCTGGCAGCGCATCGAAGGCGCCTCGGCGGAAGTGATCCCCAACATCCATCCGATCGCACGCAATGGCTTCTATCCGGCCTCGGCGGTCGGCCAGGCGGGCTATCACATGGCCGATACCGCCTGCCCGATCTCGGCCGAAACCTGGGACAGCGCGCTGTGGAGCGCCTGGAGCGCGATTGAGGCTGCGGAAGCGGTGATGGCGGGCGCGTCTTCGGCCTACGCGCTTTGCCGCCCACCCGGCCACCACGCCTTCGCCGATGTCGCTGGCGGTTTCTGCTTCATCAACAATTCGGCCGTCGCAGCGCAGCTGCTGCGCAAGAACGCAGCGCGGGTAGCGATACTCGACGTCGATTTGCATCACGGCAATGGCACGCAAGGCATCTTCTATGCGCGGCCGGACGTGCTCACCGTCTCGCTGCATGCCGACCCGGTGCGCTTCTATCCGTTCTTTTGGGGCTATGCCGACGAGCGCGGCGAAGCCGCGGGCCTGGGTTACAATCTCAACCTGCCGCTGCCGCGCAAATCCAGCGATGCGGCGTTTCTCGAGGCGCTCGCCGCGGCCTCCCAGCGCATTCGTGCCTTCGCGCCCGAGGCGCTGGTGGTGGCATTGGGACTCGATGCCTACGAGGGCGATCCGTTCGGCGGCTTGTCGGTGACTACGCCGGGTTTCTCGCGCATCGGCGAGGCGATCGCCGGGCTCAGTCTGCCGACTGTCATCGTCCAGGAAGGCGGCTATCTCTGCGATGGGCTCGGTGACAATCTCACCGCTTTCCTGACCGGCTTCGGCGGTAAGCAGCGATAA
- a CDS encoding N-acetyltransferase family protein, with translation MVNTVILRPGTIDDVETIHAALLKLGNHIGAHQEITSTPDDLRRYGFGENPAFSTLIAEIGGEFAGLCLYFPIFSTWMGRPGVYVQDLYVEDRFRGRRIGERLLRSVAQECRAQGGAYLRLSVDTDNETAKAFYERLGIGWSSYEQTQKIVGEAFFAFADAPEGEQ, from the coding sequence ATTGTGAATACGGTCATCCTCCGCCCCGGCACCATCGACGATGTCGAAACCATCCACGCCGCGCTGCTCAAACTCGGCAACCACATCGGCGCCCATCAGGAAATCACCTCGACGCCCGACGATCTCCGCCGCTACGGCTTCGGCGAAAACCCCGCCTTCTCGACTCTCATCGCGGAAATCGGCGGCGAATTCGCCGGACTCTGCCTGTACTTCCCCATCTTCTCGACCTGGATGGGCCGGCCCGGCGTTTACGTGCAGGACCTTTACGTCGAGGACCGTTTTCGCGGCCGCAGGATCGGCGAGCGTCTGCTGCGCAGCGTGGCGCAAGAATGCCGCGCGCAAGGCGGCGCCTATCTGAGACTCTCCGTCGACACCGACAACGAGACCGCCAAGGCCTTCTATGAAAGACTGGGCATCGGCTGGTCGAGCTACGAGCAAACGCAAAAGATCGTCGGCGAGGCCTTCTTCGCCTTTGCCGATGCGCCGGAGGGAGAGCAATGA
- a CDS encoding 3-keto-5-aminohexanoate cleavage protein: MAPRKVIITCAVTGSVHTPSMSPYLPVTPDQIAAEAIAASEAGASILHLHARDPKDGRPTADPEMFMQFLPRIKQATDAVINITTGGSSLMNLDQRLAAPLRAEPEMCSLNMGSMNFALFPMLDKPREWQHDWEPKLLEATRDTIFKNTFADMETVLEKLGNGCGTRFEFECYDVGHLYSLAHFRDRGLVSGPLFIQFVLGILGGIGADPDNLVHMKRIADKLFGSYQFSVLAAGRHQMPLISIAAAMGGNVRVGLEDSLYDGRQLAKSNADQVRRIRGILEALSLEVATPAEAREMLTLKGGDRVAF, encoded by the coding sequence ATGGCGCCCAGGAAGGTCATCATCACTTGCGCCGTCACCGGCTCGGTGCATACGCCGTCTATGTCGCCATATCTCCCGGTGACGCCGGACCAGATCGCCGCGGAGGCCATCGCCGCTTCCGAAGCCGGCGCCTCGATCCTGCATCTGCATGCAAGAGACCCGAAGGATGGCCGGCCGACCGCCGACCCTGAAATGTTCATGCAGTTCCTGCCGCGCATCAAGCAGGCGACCGATGCGGTGATCAACATCACCACCGGCGGCTCCTCGCTGATGAACCTCGACCAGCGGCTGGCGGCGCCCTTGCGGGCCGAGCCGGAAATGTGCTCGCTCAACATGGGCTCGATGAATTTTGCGCTGTTCCCGATGCTCGACAAGCCGCGCGAATGGCAGCACGACTGGGAACCGAAACTGCTCGAGGCCACCCGCGACACGATCTTCAAGAACACCTTCGCCGACATGGAGACGGTGCTGGAGAAGCTCGGCAACGGTTGCGGCACGCGCTTCGAGTTCGAGTGCTACGACGTCGGCCATCTCTATTCGCTGGCGCATTTCCGCGACCGCGGATTGGTCTCGGGGCCGCTGTTCATCCAGTTCGTGTTGGGCATATTGGGCGGGATCGGCGCCGATCCCGACAATCTCGTCCATATGAAGCGCATCGCCGACAAACTGTTCGGCAGCTACCAGTTCTCGGTGCTCGCCGCCGGCCGCCACCAGATGCCGCTGATCTCGATCGCCGCCGCCATGGGCGGCAATGTCCGCGTCGGGCTCGAGGACAGCCTCTATGACGGGCGGCAGCTGGCGAAATCCAACGCCGACCAGGTGCGCCGCATCCGCGGTATTCTCGAGGCCCTGTCGCTGGAGGTTGCAACCCCTGCGGAAGCGCGCGAAATGCTGACGTTGAAGGGCGGCGACCGGGTGGCATTTTGA
- a CDS encoding aspartate aminotransferase family protein yields MPKPEVLPSPDAEARPPSHLFYLSSLRRPLVDRAEGIYFWTRDGRRFIDGSSGPMVANIGHSNRNVLDAMKRQMDKATFAYRLHFENEPAEELARELAGKLPEGMDRIFFVSGGSEATESCIKLARQWAVATGQPKRWKVITRFPSYHGGTLGSLSITGDDALAETFTPMMRVMPTVPAPTAWRDRDNLSMEQRGIRYADMLEEKILAEGPESVLAFIMEPIGGAATAALVAPDSYYPRIREICDRYGILLIHDEVMSGTGRTGKFLGGDHWNCRPDIVALSKGLGSGYAPLGALAAPMRLVEPLLASGGFQHGHTYAGNPLACAAGRAVLGEMDRLGLIANAAAMGDLLIGELRALQKRFPFIADVRGKGLLLGAEMVADPETLVPIAPGKKATQRLLDLAYERGLIIYGRRVKGGVDGDNFMVAPPMIITREQIGEIIAIIGDSLEALAGELDLPVEG; encoded by the coding sequence ATGCCGAAACCGGAAGTGCTGCCCTCGCCCGACGCCGAAGCGCGGCCGCCGTCGCATCTGTTTTATCTCTCCAGCCTGCGTCGGCCGCTGGTCGACCGCGCGGAAGGAATCTACTTCTGGACCAGGGACGGCCGCCGCTTCATCGACGGATCGAGCGGGCCGATGGTGGCCAATATCGGTCATTCCAACCGCAACGTGCTCGATGCCATGAAGCGGCAGATGGACAAGGCCACCTTCGCCTACCGGCTGCATTTCGAGAACGAGCCGGCCGAGGAACTGGCGCGGGAGCTCGCCGGCAAGCTGCCGGAGGGCATGGACCGCATCTTCTTCGTCTCCGGCGGTTCGGAAGCGACGGAATCCTGCATTAAGCTCGCCCGGCAATGGGCGGTCGCCACTGGTCAGCCCAAGCGCTGGAAGGTGATCACCCGTTTCCCCTCCTATCACGGCGGAACACTGGGCTCGCTTTCGATCACCGGCGACGATGCGCTGGCCGAAACTTTCACGCCGATGATGCGGGTGATGCCGACCGTGCCGGCGCCGACCGCCTGGCGCGACCGCGACAATCTCTCGATGGAGCAGCGCGGCATCCGCTACGCCGACATGCTGGAGGAAAAGATTCTCGCCGAAGGTCCGGAAAGCGTGCTCGCCTTCATCATGGAGCCGATCGGCGGCGCGGCCACCGCCGCCCTGGTAGCGCCCGACAGCTACTATCCGCGCATCCGCGAGATCTGCGACCGTTACGGCATCCTGCTCATCCATGACGAAGTGATGAGCGGCACCGGCCGCACCGGCAAATTCCTCGGCGGCGACCACTGGAACTGCCGGCCTGACATCGTCGCGCTGTCGAAAGGCCTGGGCTCCGGCTACGCGCCGCTCGGCGCGCTGGCCGCGCCGATGCGGCTGGTCGAGCCGCTGCTTGCCTCCGGCGGTTTCCAGCACGGCCACACCTATGCCGGCAATCCGCTGGCCTGCGCCGCCGGCCGTGCCGTGCTCGGCGAAATGGACCGGCTGGGCCTCATCGCCAACGCGGCCGCAATGGGCGATTTGCTGATCGGCGAGTTGAGGGCGTTGCAAAAGCGCTTCCCTTTCATCGCCGACGTGCGTGGCAAAGGCTTGCTGCTCGGCGCCGAAATGGTTGCCGATCCGGAGACGCTTGTACCGATCGCACCAGGCAAGAAGGCGACGCAACGCCTGCTCGATCTCGCATATGAGCGTGGCCTGATCATCTACGGGCGTAGGGTCAAGGGCGGCGTCGACGGCGACAATTTCATGGTTGCGCCGCCGATGATCATCACGCGCGAGCAGATCGGCGAGATCATCGCCATCATCGGCGACTCGCTCGAGGCGCTGGCCGGCGAACTCGACCTGCCGGTCGAAGGCTGA
- a CDS encoding N,N-dimethylformamidase beta subunit family domain-containing protein, producing the protein MTQLPTEFPDFGLTPEQRREAVRGHYYEWPGMDGERGEIWCYSDRFSYRPGETVALHVSSTAPQFGMAIIRDGADETKVFEKTGVAARWQETPDQCSVEGCGWEASFEFRIGTDWPSGAYRLTLSADGRDGKPIQCHHLFIVAPLPGKKPGRLLQIAATGTWLAYNTWGGSNHYQGITGPNRDQYATMVSTQRPWCRGFVVLPKDAPRVPLEVAVLPKTVPRYPHMEWAFATGHSKKYASSGWASYDSHFFRFAERAGYAIDLASQHELHFSPEILDGYDCVVFVGHDEYWTWEMRDAVDRYVDRGGYAARFAGNFMWQTRLEDEGRRQVCYKYKARAEDPAYRGGDVRRATNSWEAPEIGRPGSATFGLNATRGVYAGWGGCAPRGVRGFPVYRPEHWAFAGTGIYYGDLLGADSHVYGYEVDGLDFEIHGGLPYPTAESGAPDGLQVLAVGMASQVEESADIPIEDQFLTDEDGRFTAETLFGEASDANLDKVKRGNGMIVNFPRGKGEVFHAGSCEWVAGLLRQDPMVERVTKNVLDRYLGKS; encoded by the coding sequence ATGACGCAGCTGCCGACAGAGTTTCCCGATTTCGGGCTGACGCCCGAGCAGCGCCGCGAAGCGGTGCGCGGCCACTATTACGAATGGCCGGGCATGGACGGCGAGCGCGGCGAGATCTGGTGCTATTCCGATCGCTTCTCCTACCGCCCGGGCGAGACGGTGGCGCTGCATGTCAGCTCGACCGCGCCGCAATTCGGCATGGCCATCATTCGCGACGGCGCCGACGAGACCAAGGTCTTTGAGAAGACGGGCGTCGCCGCACGCTGGCAGGAGACGCCGGATCAATGCTCGGTCGAAGGTTGCGGCTGGGAGGCCTCGTTCGAATTTCGCATTGGCACCGATTGGCCCTCCGGCGCCTATCGCCTCACGCTTTCCGCCGACGGCCGCGACGGCAAGCCGATCCAGTGCCACCACCTCTTCATCGTCGCGCCCTTGCCCGGCAAAAAACCCGGCCGCCTGCTGCAGATCGCAGCGACCGGCACATGGCTCGCCTACAACACCTGGGGCGGCTCCAATCACTACCAGGGCATCACCGGCCCCAACCGCGATCAATATGCCACCATGGTTTCGACGCAGCGGCCCTGGTGCCGCGGTTTCGTCGTGCTGCCCAAGGACGCGCCGCGCGTGCCTCTGGAGGTCGCGGTGCTGCCAAAGACCGTGCCGCGCTATCCGCATATGGAATGGGCGTTCGCCACTGGACATTCGAAGAAATACGCCTCCTCCGGTTGGGCGAGCTATGACAGTCACTTCTTCCGCTTCGCCGAGCGCGCCGGCTATGCGATCGATCTCGCCAGCCAGCACGAACTGCATTTCTCGCCCGAAATCCTCGACGGCTACGACTGCGTCGTCTTCGTCGGCCATGACGAATACTGGACCTGGGAGATGCGCGACGCGGTCGACCGTTACGTCGATCGCGGCGGCTATGCGGCGCGCTTTGCCGGCAATTTCATGTGGCAGACCAGGCTGGAGGACGAAGGCCGCCGGCAGGTCTGCTATAAATACAAGGCGCGCGCCGAGGACCCGGCCTATCGCGGCGGCGACGTCAGGCGCGCCACCAATTCCTGGGAAGCGCCGGAGATCGGCCGGCCGGGCAGCGCCACCTTCGGCCTCAATGCGACGAGAGGCGTCTATGCCGGCTGGGGCGGCTGCGCGCCGCGCGGCGTGCGCGGCTTTCCGGTCTACCGTCCCGAGCACTGGGCCTTTGCCGGCACCGGCATCTATTATGGCGACCTGCTCGGAGCCGACAGCCATGTTTATGGCTATGAGGTCGACGGGCTCGACTTCGAGATTCACGGCGGCCTGCCCTACCCGACTGCGGAGAGCGGCGCTCCGGACGGCCTGCAGGTGCTGGCCGTCGGCATGGCGAGCCAGGTCGAGGAAAGCGCCGATATCCCGATCGAGGACCAGTTCCTCACCGACGAGGATGGCCGCTTCACCGCCGAGACGCTGTTCGGCGAGGCCAGCGACGCCAATCTCGACAAGGTCAAGCGCGGCAACGGCATGATCGTCAATTTCCCGCGCGGCAAGGGCGAAGTGTTCCATGCCGGAAGCTGCGAATGGGTCGCCGGCCTGCTAAGGCAGGATCCAATGGTCGAACGCGTGACCAAGAATGTCCTCGACCGCTATCTTGGAAAGTCCTGA